The following proteins are co-located in the Streptomyces sp. NBC_00435 genome:
- the pflB gene encoding formate C-acetyltransferase, with protein sequence MTATPAETTKNGEAWEGFKGGLWRDAIDVRDFIQQNYTPYEGDDTFLAGPTERTTAVWKAITDKFPEEREKGVYDVAYDIPSTITAHAPGYIDRDKDLIVGLQTDAPLKRAIMPYGGWRMVAGALETYGYPVSDDLEKVFTEYRKTHNAGVFDAYTPDIRAARKAGIVTGLPDAYGRGRIIGDYRRVALYGVDRLIAFKKEEKEEINSLPAGNRSLEETIRLREELSEQIRALAELKTMAASYGYDISGPASTGREAIQWLYFAYLAAVKEQNGAAMSLGRTSTFIDVYLQRDIEAGLLTEEQAQELVDDFIIKLRIVRFLRTPEYDELFSGDPTWVTESIAGMGEDGRPLVTKTSFRYLHTLYNLGPAPEPNMTVFWSPQLPQGFKEFCARVSIDTSSVQYESDELMRPRFGDDTAIACCVSAMPVGKQMQFFGARVNLAKTLLYAINGGRDEKSGAQVGPSTGALTAEVLDYDEVMAKFDEQMEWLADTYVHALNVIHYMHDKYAYERIEMALHDRDVRRTMACGIAGLSVAADSLAAIKYAKVTALRDETGLATDYAIDGEYPAYGNNDDRVDSIAVWLVEEFMRKVRKHPTYRDSEHTQSVLTITSNVVYGKKTGNTPDGRRAGEPFSPGANPMNGRDTHGYVTSALSVAKLPYEDAEDGISLTNTVTPDGLGRTPEERIKNLAGVLDGYMAVDGFHMNVNVLNRDTLMDAMEHPENYPQLTIRVSGYAVNFVRLTRAQQLDVLNRTFHGSL encoded by the coding sequence ATGACTGCCACCCCTGCGGAAACCACGAAGAACGGCGAGGCCTGGGAGGGCTTCAAGGGCGGTCTGTGGCGTGACGCCATCGACGTCCGCGACTTCATCCAGCAGAACTACACGCCGTACGAGGGTGACGACACCTTCCTCGCCGGCCCCACCGAGCGCACCACCGCCGTGTGGAAGGCGATCACGGACAAGTTCCCGGAGGAGCGCGAGAAGGGCGTCTACGACGTCGCGTACGACATCCCGTCGACGATCACCGCGCACGCCCCCGGCTACATCGACCGCGACAAGGACCTGATCGTCGGCCTTCAGACGGACGCCCCGCTCAAGCGCGCGATCATGCCCTACGGCGGCTGGCGCATGGTCGCCGGCGCGCTGGAGACCTACGGCTACCCGGTCTCCGACGACCTGGAGAAGGTCTTCACGGAGTACCGCAAGACCCACAACGCCGGTGTCTTCGACGCGTACACCCCCGACATCCGCGCCGCCCGCAAGGCCGGCATCGTGACCGGTCTGCCCGACGCGTACGGCCGCGGCCGCATCATCGGCGACTACCGCCGCGTGGCCCTCTACGGTGTCGACCGCCTCATCGCCTTCAAGAAGGAGGAGAAGGAGGAGATCAACTCCCTCCCCGCGGGCAACCGTTCGCTGGAGGAGACGATCCGCCTGCGCGAGGAGCTCTCCGAGCAGATCCGCGCGCTGGCCGAGCTCAAGACGATGGCCGCCTCCTACGGGTACGACATCTCCGGCCCGGCCAGCACCGGCCGCGAGGCCATCCAGTGGCTGTACTTCGCCTACCTGGCCGCCGTGAAGGAGCAGAACGGCGCGGCGATGTCGCTCGGCCGCACCTCCACCTTCATCGACGTCTACCTCCAGCGCGACATCGAGGCCGGCCTCCTCACCGAGGAGCAGGCCCAGGAACTGGTCGACGACTTCATCATCAAGCTCCGCATCGTCCGCTTCCTGCGCACCCCTGAGTACGACGAGCTCTTCTCGGGCGACCCCACCTGGGTCACCGAGTCGATCGCCGGCATGGGTGAGGACGGCCGTCCGCTGGTCACCAAGACCTCGTTCCGCTACCTCCACACCCTCTACAACCTCGGCCCGGCCCCCGAGCCGAACATGACGGTCTTCTGGTCGCCCCAGCTGCCGCAGGGTTTCAAGGAGTTCTGCGCCCGGGTCTCCATCGACACCTCCTCGGTGCAGTACGAGTCCGACGAGCTGATGCGCCCGCGCTTCGGCGACGACACCGCCATCGCCTGCTGCGTCTCGGCCATGCCGGTCGGCAAGCAGATGCAGTTCTTCGGCGCCCGAGTGAACCTCGCCAAGACCCTGCTCTACGCGATCAACGGCGGCCGTGACGAGAAGTCCGGAGCCCAGGTCGGTCCGTCCACCGGTGCCCTCACCGCCGAGGTGCTGGACTACGACGAGGTCATGGCGAAGTTCGACGAGCAGATGGAGTGGCTCGCCGACACCTACGTCCACGCCCTGAACGTCATCCACTACATGCACGACAAGTACGCGTACGAGCGCATCGAGATGGCGCTCCACGACCGTGACGTGCGCCGCACCATGGCCTGCGGCATCGCCGGCCTCTCGGTCGCCGCCGACTCGCTGGCCGCCATCAAGTACGCCAAGGTCACCGCCCTGCGCGACGAGACCGGCCTCGCCACCGACTACGCCATCGACGGCGAGTACCCGGCGTACGGCAACAACGACGACCGCGTCGACTCGATCGCCGTCTGGCTCGTCGAGGAGTTCATGAGGAAGGTGCGCAAGCACCCCACCTACCGCGACTCCGAGCACACCCAGTCCGTGCTGACCATCACCTCGAACGTCGTCTACGGCAAGAAGACCGGCAACACGCCGGACGGACGCCGCGCCGGCGAGCCGTTCTCCCCGGGAGCCAACCCGATGAACGGCCGCGACACCCACGGCTACGTCACCTCGGCGCTGTCGGTCGCGAAGCTGCCCTACGAGGACGCCGAGGACGGCATCTCGCTGACCAACACCGTCACCCCCGACGGCCTGGGCCGCACCCCGGAGGAGCGGATCAAGAACCTGGCGGGCGTCCTCGACGGCTACATGGCGGTCGACGGCTTCCACATGAACGTGAACGTGCTCAACCGCGACACGCTCATGGACGCCATGGAGCACCCGGAGAACTACCCGCAGCTGACCATCCGCGTCAGCGGTTACGCGGTGAACTTCGTCCGCCTCACGCGCGCTCAGCAGCTGGACGTGCTGAACCGCACCTTCCACGGCTCTCTCTGA